A single genomic interval of Salmo trutta chromosome 13, fSalTru1.1, whole genome shotgun sequence harbors:
- the LOC115205303 gene encoding centromere protein I isoform X1: MAKGVNLSRSDLDSSSGSDLSVSSRTSNRSLRVVEKERRKNEAGDPFLLALKYFSEVEAGTPCVGNDVLERNLVQVERVGLSRGLPPEAISVMLDYAMSLRMGGMMCVRVLKFLIPATVVPQEAVVRAVAWLCVSKIAISTQVLFLRWVLTVFDMIDSKDNLRAVYGFIFHFVTEENLSPYICHLLYLLTRRESVRPFRVRKLLDLQTKMGRQPFLLHLLSLYKVFCPELVTLALPSRMRSGFKNHNSTWKAALSAVQKRNNGQVSSDISLTLGVKHKTNSRKRKYHHLEVPSLSSSVQRNSPFSSSRKFFPLEQLHTFPELLDNLHRIELPSQMGSLLGSNLALCYLDYVQDDSAFLRLNFWLGHALHEEFLFCSGDGGSGSSSEALHLLNRLLSTQQFLQEGFSSTEGFLYKFLNVWDGSLLRPQILGLLSDIPVVPSSCINQLLFEPLMQLFFTSTLFFKCSVIDCLNNMLSKWLTWHSVYALEDGLDISLHSHTPMNMTLSGFMDSVVELVHFVGRLSAVGLQLEGCHSLLLSFILDFYETVCDMFLKYGLPLVVMPPVGVFYPALFATDPVSVDRLGYIMYRYKKNLTSAKCQQQETKVFHISRQTYREFNHYLSFMVSCLWNAKMFLPGMAIVVDQELLSLSKVPEPWTSFDLIHHPAFLGYALDFHHKCWPERKEVDLNFIKARKQWDWYLEFLFSQGFQGLRQFVQSNITRRSAAGTNDQGQGDRQPTSS, translated from the exons GgtcagatttggactcatcatcTGGAAGCGATTTGTCAGTTTCTAGCCGAACTTCAAACAGAAGTTTGCGAGTTgtggagaaagaaagaagaaagaacGAAGCTGGGGATCCATTTCTGCTTGCGCTGAAGTACTTCTCAGAAG TGGAGGCGGGTACCCCATGCGTAGGAAACGATGTGCTGGAGAGGAACCTGGTgcaggtggagagagtggggCTCAGTCGAGGACTTCCTCCTGAGGCGATCTCTGTGATGCTGGACTACGCAATGAGCCTCCGTATGG GGGGTATGATGTGTGTTCGGGTCCTGAAGTTTCTGATCCCTGCCACCGTAGTGCCGCAGGAGGCTGTTGTTCGAGCAGTGGCGTGGTTATGCGTCAGCAAGATAGCCATCAGCACACAG GTGCTTTTCCTTCGGTGGGTGCTGACTGTTTTCGACATGATCGACTCCAAGGACAATCTTCGAGCCGTCTATGGCTTCATCTTCCACTTTGTGACAGAGGAGAATTTG TCTCCTTACATCTGCCATTTGCTCTACCTTTTGACAAGGAGGGAGAGTG TTCGGCCATTCAGAGTCAGAAAACTGTTGGACCTCCAAACAAAAATG GGCAGGCAGCCGTTCCTGTTGCACTTGCTGTCGTTGTACAAAGTGTTTTGCCCTGAATTGGTGACGCTTGCTCTTCCATCACGAATGAGG AGTGGGTTTAAGAATCACAACTCCACGTGGAAGGCAGCGCTCAGTGCTGTCCAGAAGAGGAACAATGGCCAAGTGTCGTCTGACATCAGCCTGACCCTAGGAGTGAAACACAAGACCAACTCCAGGAAGAGG AAATACCATCACCTGGAGGTGCCATCACTGAGCTCATCTGTCCAGAGAAACTCCCCCTTCTCCAGCAGCAGGAAGTTCTTCCCCCTGGAGCAACTCCACACCTTCCCAGAGCTGCTGGACAACCTCCACCGCATAGAG CTCCCATCCCAGATGGGTTCTCTGCTGGGGTCCAATCTGGCCCTCTGTTACCTGGACTACGTACAGGATGACTCCGCCTTCCTCCGACTCAACTTCTGGCTGGGCCACGCCCTCCATGAGG AGTTTCTGTTCTGCAGTGGGGACGGGGGCTCCGGGAGTTCGTCCGAGGCCCTGCACCTCCTCAACAGGTTGCTCTCCACGCAGCAGTTCCTCCAG gaGGGCTTCTCCAGCACCGAGGGCTTCCTCTACAAGTTCCTGAATGTTTGGGATGGTTCACTCCTCCGCCCCCAGATTCTGGGCCTTCTGAGTGACATCCCCGTGGTCCCCAGTTCCT gtATCAACCAGCTTCTGTTTGAGCCTCTCATGCAGCTGTTCTTCACCTCCACGCTGTTCTTCAAG TGCAGTGTGATTGACTGTCTGAACAACATGCTGTCGAAGTGGTTGACCTGGCACTCTGTGTACGCCCTGGAGGACGGCCTGGACATCAGTCTCCACAGCCACACACCCAT GAACATGACTCTGTCTGGCTTCATGGACTCAGTCGTGGAGCTGGTGCATTTCGTGGGCCGCCTGTCCGCCGTGGGGCTACAGCTAGAGGGCTGCCACTCCCTGCTCCTCAGCTTCATCCTGGACTTCTACGAGACG GTGTGTGACATGTTCCTGAAGTACGGGCTCCCCCTGGTGGTCATGCCCCCCGTGGGCGTGTTCTACCCAGCCCTGTTTGCCACCGACCCCGTCAGCGTGGACCGCCTCGGCTACATCATGTACAG GTACAAGAAGAACCTGACCTCTGCTAAGTGCCAACAACAGGAGACCAAG GTGTTTCACATCAGCAGGCAGACGTACCGGGAGTTTAACCACTACCTGTCCTTCATGGTGAGCTGCCTGTGGAACGCCAAGATGTTCCTTCCCGGCATGGCCATCGTGGTGGACCAGGAGCTCCTGTCTCTCAGCAAAGTGCCCGAGCCCTGGACCAGCTTCGACCTCATCCACCACCCTGCCTTCCTCGGCTACGCCCTCGACTTTCATCACAAG TGTtggccagagaggaaggaagtggATCTCAATTTCATAAAG gccaGGAAGCAATGGGACTGGTACCTggagttcctcttctctcagggCTTTCAGGGCCTCCGACAGTTTGTTCAGAGTAACATCACCCGACGCTCTGCGGCTGGAACCAATGACCAGGGTCAGGGAGACAGGCAACCCACAAGCAGTTAA
- the LOC115205303 gene encoding centromere protein I isoform X2, with translation MAKGVNLSRSDLDSSSGSDLSVSSRTSNRSLRVVEKERRKNEAGDPFLLALKYFSEVEAGTPCVGNDVLERNLVQVERVGLSRGLPPEAISVMLDYAMSLRGMMCVRVLKFLIPATVVPQEAVVRAVAWLCVSKIAISTQVLFLRWVLTVFDMIDSKDNLRAVYGFIFHFVTEENLSPYICHLLYLLTRRESVRPFRVRKLLDLQTKMGRQPFLLHLLSLYKVFCPELVTLALPSRMRSGFKNHNSTWKAALSAVQKRNNGQVSSDISLTLGVKHKTNSRKRKYHHLEVPSLSSSVQRNSPFSSSRKFFPLEQLHTFPELLDNLHRIELPSQMGSLLGSNLALCYLDYVQDDSAFLRLNFWLGHALHEEFLFCSGDGGSGSSSEALHLLNRLLSTQQFLQEGFSSTEGFLYKFLNVWDGSLLRPQILGLLSDIPVVPSSCINQLLFEPLMQLFFTSTLFFKCSVIDCLNNMLSKWLTWHSVYALEDGLDISLHSHTPMNMTLSGFMDSVVELVHFVGRLSAVGLQLEGCHSLLLSFILDFYETVCDMFLKYGLPLVVMPPVGVFYPALFATDPVSVDRLGYIMYRYKKNLTSAKCQQQETKVFHISRQTYREFNHYLSFMVSCLWNAKMFLPGMAIVVDQELLSLSKVPEPWTSFDLIHHPAFLGYALDFHHKCWPERKEVDLNFIKARKQWDWYLEFLFSQGFQGLRQFVQSNITRRSAAGTNDQGQGDRQPTSS, from the exons GgtcagatttggactcatcatcTGGAAGCGATTTGTCAGTTTCTAGCCGAACTTCAAACAGAAGTTTGCGAGTTgtggagaaagaaagaagaaagaacGAAGCTGGGGATCCATTTCTGCTTGCGCTGAAGTACTTCTCAGAAG TGGAGGCGGGTACCCCATGCGTAGGAAACGATGTGCTGGAGAGGAACCTGGTgcaggtggagagagtggggCTCAGTCGAGGACTTCCTCCTGAGGCGATCTCTGTGATGCTGGACTACGCAATGAGCCTCC GGGGTATGATGTGTGTTCGGGTCCTGAAGTTTCTGATCCCTGCCACCGTAGTGCCGCAGGAGGCTGTTGTTCGAGCAGTGGCGTGGTTATGCGTCAGCAAGATAGCCATCAGCACACAG GTGCTTTTCCTTCGGTGGGTGCTGACTGTTTTCGACATGATCGACTCCAAGGACAATCTTCGAGCCGTCTATGGCTTCATCTTCCACTTTGTGACAGAGGAGAATTTG TCTCCTTACATCTGCCATTTGCTCTACCTTTTGACAAGGAGGGAGAGTG TTCGGCCATTCAGAGTCAGAAAACTGTTGGACCTCCAAACAAAAATG GGCAGGCAGCCGTTCCTGTTGCACTTGCTGTCGTTGTACAAAGTGTTTTGCCCTGAATTGGTGACGCTTGCTCTTCCATCACGAATGAGG AGTGGGTTTAAGAATCACAACTCCACGTGGAAGGCAGCGCTCAGTGCTGTCCAGAAGAGGAACAATGGCCAAGTGTCGTCTGACATCAGCCTGACCCTAGGAGTGAAACACAAGACCAACTCCAGGAAGAGG AAATACCATCACCTGGAGGTGCCATCACTGAGCTCATCTGTCCAGAGAAACTCCCCCTTCTCCAGCAGCAGGAAGTTCTTCCCCCTGGAGCAACTCCACACCTTCCCAGAGCTGCTGGACAACCTCCACCGCATAGAG CTCCCATCCCAGATGGGTTCTCTGCTGGGGTCCAATCTGGCCCTCTGTTACCTGGACTACGTACAGGATGACTCCGCCTTCCTCCGACTCAACTTCTGGCTGGGCCACGCCCTCCATGAGG AGTTTCTGTTCTGCAGTGGGGACGGGGGCTCCGGGAGTTCGTCCGAGGCCCTGCACCTCCTCAACAGGTTGCTCTCCACGCAGCAGTTCCTCCAG gaGGGCTTCTCCAGCACCGAGGGCTTCCTCTACAAGTTCCTGAATGTTTGGGATGGTTCACTCCTCCGCCCCCAGATTCTGGGCCTTCTGAGTGACATCCCCGTGGTCCCCAGTTCCT gtATCAACCAGCTTCTGTTTGAGCCTCTCATGCAGCTGTTCTTCACCTCCACGCTGTTCTTCAAG TGCAGTGTGATTGACTGTCTGAACAACATGCTGTCGAAGTGGTTGACCTGGCACTCTGTGTACGCCCTGGAGGACGGCCTGGACATCAGTCTCCACAGCCACACACCCAT GAACATGACTCTGTCTGGCTTCATGGACTCAGTCGTGGAGCTGGTGCATTTCGTGGGCCGCCTGTCCGCCGTGGGGCTACAGCTAGAGGGCTGCCACTCCCTGCTCCTCAGCTTCATCCTGGACTTCTACGAGACG GTGTGTGACATGTTCCTGAAGTACGGGCTCCCCCTGGTGGTCATGCCCCCCGTGGGCGTGTTCTACCCAGCCCTGTTTGCCACCGACCCCGTCAGCGTGGACCGCCTCGGCTACATCATGTACAG GTACAAGAAGAACCTGACCTCTGCTAAGTGCCAACAACAGGAGACCAAG GTGTTTCACATCAGCAGGCAGACGTACCGGGAGTTTAACCACTACCTGTCCTTCATGGTGAGCTGCCTGTGGAACGCCAAGATGTTCCTTCCCGGCATGGCCATCGTGGTGGACCAGGAGCTCCTGTCTCTCAGCAAAGTGCCCGAGCCCTGGACCAGCTTCGACCTCATCCACCACCCTGCCTTCCTCGGCTACGCCCTCGACTTTCATCACAAG TGTtggccagagaggaaggaagtggATCTCAATTTCATAAAG gccaGGAAGCAATGGGACTGGTACCTggagttcctcttctctcagggCTTTCAGGGCCTCCGACAGTTTGTTCAGAGTAACATCACCCGACGCTCTGCGGCTGGAACCAATGACCAGGGTCAGGGAGACAGGCAACCCACAAGCAGTTAA